The genomic DNA TTACTATGTACCTGTCTGCTTAGTAACTTTGAGATCTGTATAGATACAACATACATACATGCAGATGCGGAGTGATATGAAGTTCAAACAAGATCCATGTTTACCTACACTGTTATGCTTTGAGCTTGGAAGTAACAAGTAGTAGAATTATGGTAAAATTTCATCCATCAAACAAGAAACATATAATAGGATATATGATTTGAAagaggttttttaatttttggttttctattttcttttcttctttgtacATGCATGGAACCTTCTTGGATTGACATACAAGAAGCAATGAAACATTACATGTTGTATCATATCATTTCTTTCTGCTCTTTGTTGGGTTCCTAAGGAAGCACCAGCATGTACATCTGTTGGATGATACAAGCAATGGTTTATCTACAAGCCGCTTTAACCCAGCACATGTCACTTTTGTGATTGTCAGCCGTGagtctttatatatattatcagatAAAAGTGATAATCAATTTCGTATCTGCTCTGATATGAACCTCCCATGAATCAATTACAATTTGGGGAGCATAAGATGTAAGCATCGATTAGAAATGGTTTCTGGACATTTGATCCTACTTATCCGAAGCTTAATATGAGGATATACCTGCCTACAACGCGACCAAACTACAGACACAAAATCCACAGGACCAACCAGGATGACATAGTTCTAACGTGCAAAccttttaataagaaaaataagaaataggAGTTTAAGCTATCTTGAATACATATAACACATCGCCAGGAGCTCTTCATATATGTGAAAGCATTTCATAAAAAACTCAGCTGGAGTTTTTGCTTCGCGTCTAATAGATCAAAGGAACCATGCattatacaaaaacaataatttttataaaaaagaatatgttAACACTCACATATTTCCTCTTTCCTAttctaataatttgaaaatcttccaACATCAGTGATCACAACAATATACAATCATAACAAGCTCTGATTAGGTAAAGAAATTAGGATCTATGGAAACTGATGCCCCTGGTGGGACTGCACTTCTAAAGGATCAATCAGACCTTCTAACACAACAAGTTGGTCCAACAGTGCATGCTTCTCATCATCAAGAGTCTTCACTTCAACTTCAACATCCTTCAACTCTCTCCCCAATGCATAGCTTTCTTCTTCTAGCAGTAAATATTTCCTTCTTAATACCCGGTACTCATTTCCAGATGTAGACGAGTCCTGCAATGAATCAGAGTTGGATCTTTCTGGTTGTTGAAATGAAGAAGAGACTTCATTCTTCAAGTTTCTTTTGGAGACCTTCTGCCCTGCTCTTAATGGCACATGATCCTCCACTTTTTGAATCTCTTCCTTATGAgatgacattttctttttccgtAGCTTAGGGTTTAAAACTTCATCAGAGGATGGCATGCTCCCGTCTTGCATATCTAGTGGAGTTAATGtagatgaaattcttttaatagGCAACAgcacaaaattttaaaccaaaaaaaaaaaagaaagcttctaatattaatatatatggcTTAACTGCATAAACATATGCATAATTTGCAGTCCTTACTTTATCTTGTAATACCCACAATTAGAAAGTGCATagcaagttaaaatttttccaaGAAACAAATCTCTGGAtttcaattctaaaaaaatattataccaAAAACAACAGCAAGGCCATTGGAAGGAAAGTTTAAACATATAAACAGATAGATGATTCATAAAAGAACAAACATGGAACAAATTCCATGTGGAATAAGGAAAGACAAAGTTCGGCAGAAATCAACACGCCCAATTCAACGGAAGAACCCTAACAGC from Mangifera indica cultivar Alphonso chromosome 16, CATAS_Mindica_2.1, whole genome shotgun sequence includes the following:
- the LOC123199685 gene encoding uncharacterized protein LOC123199685, which encodes MQDGSMPSSDEVLNPKLRKKKMSSHKEEIQKVEDHVPLRAGQKVSKRNLKNEVSSSFQQPERSNSDSLQDSSTSGNEYRVLRRKYLLLEEESYALGRELKDVEVEVKTLDDEKHALLDQLVVLEGLIDPLEVQSHQGHQFP